The sequence below is a genomic window from Gemmatimonas sp. UBA7669.
CAGCATGGCCAGCAGACCGATGATGACGACCACGGTCAGCATTTCGATGAACGTGAATCCGGCGCGGCGTCGCGAATGGGATTGTGACATCAGGCATCTCCGTAGCGGGCAAGCTTGCGATACAGGGTGGACGGATCAATTCCCAGCATGTCGGCGGCGCGACTCTTGTTGCCGCCCTCGTTCTGCAGCACCCACTGGATGTAGGCCCGCTCGATGGCTTCGAGTGTTGGCGTGACGGGGGCGCGTTCGCTCACCAGCGGTTCAGCACGACGCGAGGTGACCCGTTCGGGCAGGGCCTCGGGCCGCACCACATGCCCCGACGACAGAATCACGGCGCGCTCGAGTGCATTCTCCAGCTCACGCACGTTGCCCGGCCAGGCGTAGGCCATCATGGCGTCGAGCGTGTCTTCTCCCAGCACCTTGGGATCCTCGCCGCGCAGCAGGGCCGAGCGATTGAGGAAGCTCTCGGCCAGCAGCGGAATGTCATCGGCGCGCTGACGCAGCGGCGGCAGGTGCACGGCAATGACGTTGAGACGATAGTAGAGATCGGCACGGAAGCCGCCGCGCTTGATTTCTTCTTCGAGTTCGCGATTGGTGGCCGCCAGCACGCGGGTATTCACCGGCACCGATTCCGTCGCACCTACGGGAATGATCTCACGCTGCTGCAGCACGCGCAGCAGCTTGACCTGCGTGGACGGCGTGGTCTCGCCGATTTCGTCCAGAAAGAACGTGCCCTGGTCGGCCGCAGCAAAAAGACCGGTCTTGTCCTTCACCGCACCGGTGAACGAGCCCTTCACGTGGCCGAACAGTTCGCTCTCCAGCAGCGACTCCGGCAGGGCGCCACAGTTGATGCTGAGAAAGTTGTTTGGTGCGCGTGAACTCAGTTCATGGATGTAGCGCGCGATGACTTCCTTGCCCGTGCCCGACTCGCCGGTGATGAGCACCGTGGAGTCGGTGGGCGCCACGGTTTCGGCCAGGTGCAGCACATCGTTCCAGCTCTTGCTGCGGCCAATGGGCCGACCGGCCGTGTTGCGCTCGCGGCGACGAATTTCCTGTTTGAGCTCCTGGTTCTCGATGCGCAGCTTGCGATGCTCGGCCGCGCGCCGGAGAATGGCCACCAGCTCGTCGTTGCGGAACGGCTTCTGGATGTAGTAGAACGCGCCCTCGTTCACCGCCTGCATGGCCGACTGCAGCGTGGCCTGTGCCGTCATGAGAATGACCGGCATGTTCGGGTCGTTCTGGCGAGCGGCGCTCAACACCTGCACACCCGTGACATCGGGCATGCGGACATCGGTGAGCACAATGTCCGGCTGCAGCTCGGTCAACTTTTCAATGCCCTGTCGTCCGCCCTGCGCCACATGCGGCGCAAAGCCTTCCGACTTGAGCAGGATGCGCAGCGAATCGAGGATGCCCGATTCGTCGTCGACGATGAGAACGCGCGGCAGATCCGCGGTGGCAGGAGCGATCACGCAGCAACTCCGGTTGCACGAACTGATGAAGTGTCAGACGCAGCCCGCGCGGTGGGCAGCAGGATGGTAAAGCGGG
It includes:
- a CDS encoding sigma-54 dependent transcriptional regulator, producing MIAPATADLPRVLIVDDESGILDSLRILLKSEGFAPHVAQGGRQGIEKLTELQPDIVLTDVRMPDVTGVQVLSAARQNDPNMPVILMTAQATLQSAMQAVNEGAFYYIQKPFRNDELVAILRRAAEHRKLRIENQELKQEIRRRERNTAGRPIGRSKSWNDVLHLAETVAPTDSTVLITGESGTGKEVIARYIHELSSRAPNNFLSINCGALPESLLESELFGHVKGSFTGAVKDKTGLFAAADQGTFFLDEIGETTPSTQVKLLRVLQQREIIPVGATESVPVNTRVLAATNRELEEEIKRGGFRADLYYRLNVIAVHLPPLRQRADDIPLLAESFLNRSALLRGEDPKVLGEDTLDAMMAYAWPGNVRELENALERAVILSSGHVVRPEALPERVTSRRAEPLVSERAPVTPTLEAIERAYIQWVLQNEGGNKSRAADMLGIDPSTLYRKLARYGDA